The Oncorhynchus masou masou isolate Uvic2021 chromosome 31, UVic_Omas_1.1, whole genome shotgun sequence genome includes a region encoding these proteins:
- the LOC135524702 gene encoding ELAV-like protein 1 isoform X2 yields MAVRRGHIRYLKVCEVQSCQGDNRESQQHVSKGSINMKQDAYDNGYDEHMEDEPKDAKTNLIVNYLPQNMSQDELRSLFSSIGEVESAKLIRDKVAGHSLGYGFVNYVNASDAERAINTLNGLRLQSKTIKVSFARPSSDGIKDANLYISGLPKTMTQKDVEDMFTRYGRIINSRVLVDQASGLSRGVAFIRFDKRAEAEDAIKDLNGQKPPGASEPITVKFAASPNQAKNSQLINQLYHNQGRRFGGPVHHQAQRFRFSPMSVDHMSGMSTVSAQGNSTAGWCIFIYNLGQDADEGILWQMFGPFGAVTNVKVIRDFNTNKCKGFGFVTMTNYEEAAMAIASLNGYRIGDKVLQVSFKTSKGGHK; encoded by the exons ATGGCAGTCAGAAGGGGACACATCAGATACCTCAAA GTGTGTGAGGTACAGAGTTGTCAGGGTGACAACAGGGAATCACAACAGCATGTCAGTAAGGGTTCGATTAACATGAAG CAAGACGCTTATGATAACGGTTACGACGAACACATGGAAGATGAGCCCAAAGATGCCAAAACCAACCTTATTGTCAATTACCTGCCCCAAAACATGAGTCAGGATGAGTTGCGGAGTCTCTTCAGCAGCATCGGCGAGGTGGAGTCTGCCAAACTCATCCGCGATAAAGTGGCAG GCCACAGTTTAGGGTACGGATTTGTTAACTATGTTAACGCTAGTGATGCAGAAAGGGCTATCAATACCCTCAATGGGCTGAGACTACAGTCTAAAACTATCAAG GTGTCCTTTGCCAGGCCGAGCTCTGACGGTATTAAGGATGCCAATCTTTACATTAGTGGGCTGCCCAAGACCATGACACAGAAAGACGTGGAGGATATGTTCACACGCTATGGCCGCATCATCAACTCGCGTGTATTGGTCGATCAGGCCTCTG GCCTGTCCAGGGGTGTGGCCTTTATCCGCTTTGACAAGCGGGCCGAGGCGGAGGACGCCATCAAAGACCTGAATGGGCAGAAACCCCCTGGTGCCTCAGAGCCCATCACAGTGAAATTTGCTGCCAGCCCCAACCAGGCCAAGAACTCCCAGCTCATCAACCAGCTCTACCACAACCAGGGCCGGCGCTTTGGAGGTCCAGTACACCACCAGGCCCAGAGATTCAG GTTCTCTCCAATGAGTGTGGACCACATGAGCGGCATGTCTACGGTTAGCGCTCAGGGGAACTCCACAGCTGGCTGGTGTATCTTCATCTACAACCTGGGCCAGGACGCTGATGAGGGCATCCTGTGGCAGATGTTCGGGCCGTTTGGAGCCGTCACCAATGTCAAGGTCATCCGAGACTTCAACACCAACAAGTGCAAAGGCTTCGGCTTCGTCACCATGACCAACTACGAGGAGGCCGCCATGGCCATCGCCAGCCTCAACGGTTACCGCATTGGAGACAAGGTCCTGCAGGTTTCCTTCAAAACCAGCAAGGGGGGTCACAAGTAA
- the LOC135524702 gene encoding ELAV-like protein 1 isoform X1 produces the protein MAVRRGHIRYLKVCEVQSCQGDNRESQQHVSKGSINMKQDAYDNGYDEHMEDEPKDAKTNLIVNYLPQNMSQDELRSLFSSIGEVESAKLIRDKVAGNPYHKNQSHSLGYGFVNYVNASDAERAINTLNGLRLQSKTIKVSFARPSSDGIKDANLYISGLPKTMTQKDVEDMFTRYGRIINSRVLVDQASGLSRGVAFIRFDKRAEAEDAIKDLNGQKPPGASEPITVKFAASPNQAKNSQLINQLYHNQGRRFGGPVHHQAQRFRFSPMSVDHMSGMSTVSAQGNSTAGWCIFIYNLGQDADEGILWQMFGPFGAVTNVKVIRDFNTNKCKGFGFVTMTNYEEAAMAIASLNGYRIGDKVLQVSFKTSKGGHK, from the exons ATGGCAGTCAGAAGGGGACACATCAGATACCTCAAA GTGTGTGAGGTACAGAGTTGTCAGGGTGACAACAGGGAATCACAACAGCATGTCAGTAAGGGTTCGATTAACATGAAG CAAGACGCTTATGATAACGGTTACGACGAACACATGGAAGATGAGCCCAAAGATGCCAAAACCAACCTTATTGTCAATTACCTGCCCCAAAACATGAGTCAGGATGAGTTGCGGAGTCTCTTCAGCAGCATCGGCGAGGTGGAGTCTGCCAAACTCATCCGCGATAAAGTGGCAGGTAATCCCTATCACAAAAACCAGA GCCACAGTTTAGGGTACGGATTTGTTAACTATGTTAACGCTAGTGATGCAGAAAGGGCTATCAATACCCTCAATGGGCTGAGACTACAGTCTAAAACTATCAAG GTGTCCTTTGCCAGGCCGAGCTCTGACGGTATTAAGGATGCCAATCTTTACATTAGTGGGCTGCCCAAGACCATGACACAGAAAGACGTGGAGGATATGTTCACACGCTATGGCCGCATCATCAACTCGCGTGTATTGGTCGATCAGGCCTCTG GCCTGTCCAGGGGTGTGGCCTTTATCCGCTTTGACAAGCGGGCCGAGGCGGAGGACGCCATCAAAGACCTGAATGGGCAGAAACCCCCTGGTGCCTCAGAGCCCATCACAGTGAAATTTGCTGCCAGCCCCAACCAGGCCAAGAACTCCCAGCTCATCAACCAGCTCTACCACAACCAGGGCCGGCGCTTTGGAGGTCCAGTACACCACCAGGCCCAGAGATTCAG GTTCTCTCCAATGAGTGTGGACCACATGAGCGGCATGTCTACGGTTAGCGCTCAGGGGAACTCCACAGCTGGCTGGTGTATCTTCATCTACAACCTGGGCCAGGACGCTGATGAGGGCATCCTGTGGCAGATGTTCGGGCCGTTTGGAGCCGTCACCAATGTCAAGGTCATCCGAGACTTCAACACCAACAAGTGCAAAGGCTTCGGCTTCGTCACCATGACCAACTACGAGGAGGCCGCCATGGCCATCGCCAGCCTCAACGGTTACCGCATTGGAGACAAGGTCCTGCAGGTTTCCTTCAAAACCAGCAAGGGGGGTCACAAGTAA
- the LOC135524702 gene encoding ELAV-like protein 1 isoform X3, with product MSCGVSSAASARWSLPNSSAIKWQVSFARPSSDGIKDANLYISGLPKTMTQKDVEDMFTRYGRIINSRVLVDQASGLSRGVAFIRFDKRAEAEDAIKDLNGQKPPGASEPITVKFAASPNQAKNSQLINQLYHNQGRRFGGPVHHQAQRFRFSPMSVDHMSGMSTVSAQGNSTAGWCIFIYNLGQDADEGILWQMFGPFGAVTNVKVIRDFNTNKCKGFGFVTMTNYEEAAMAIASLNGYRIGDKVLQVSFKTSKGGHK from the exons ATGAGTTGCGGAGTCTCTTCAGCAGCATCGGCGAGGTGGAGTCTGCCAAACTCATCCGCGATAAAGTGGCAG GTGTCCTTTGCCAGGCCGAGCTCTGACGGTATTAAGGATGCCAATCTTTACATTAGTGGGCTGCCCAAGACCATGACACAGAAAGACGTGGAGGATATGTTCACACGCTATGGCCGCATCATCAACTCGCGTGTATTGGTCGATCAGGCCTCTG GCCTGTCCAGGGGTGTGGCCTTTATCCGCTTTGACAAGCGGGCCGAGGCGGAGGACGCCATCAAAGACCTGAATGGGCAGAAACCCCCTGGTGCCTCAGAGCCCATCACAGTGAAATTTGCTGCCAGCCCCAACCAGGCCAAGAACTCCCAGCTCATCAACCAGCTCTACCACAACCAGGGCCGGCGCTTTGGAGGTCCAGTACACCACCAGGCCCAGAGATTCAG GTTCTCTCCAATGAGTGTGGACCACATGAGCGGCATGTCTACGGTTAGCGCTCAGGGGAACTCCACAGCTGGCTGGTGTATCTTCATCTACAACCTGGGCCAGGACGCTGATGAGGGCATCCTGTGGCAGATGTTCGGGCCGTTTGGAGCCGTCACCAATGTCAAGGTCATCCGAGACTTCAACACCAACAAGTGCAAAGGCTTCGGCTTCGTCACCATGACCAACTACGAGGAGGCCGCCATGGCCATCGCCAGCCTCAACGGTTACCGCATTGGAGACAAGGTCCTGCAGGTTTCCTTCAAAACCAGCAAGGGGGGTCACAAGTAA